In Penicillium oxalicum strain HP7-1 chromosome VII, whole genome shotgun sequence, one DNA window encodes the following:
- a CDS encoding Cys-Gly metallodipeptidase dug1 — translation MLPLFPLRFPSLARSGQSYLSKFRPSARPLIPRRFYYGHISDTKMAPQLEPFFKQVDTSSEHFIDRLRKAVAIPSISAQDENRKDVFRMAQFLADELTALGAEVEQRPLGKQPGKEHLDLPPVVVARYGNDKNKKTILVYGHYDVQPAQKEDGWATEPFELTIDDKGRMYGRGSTDDKGPVLGWINVIEAHRKAGVDLPVNLLCCFEGMEEYGSEGLDDFINAEAKKYFKDTDAVCISDNYWLGTEKPCLTYGLRGCNYYSISVSGPAQDLHSGVFGGSAHEPMTDLVTVMSKLVDPQGNILIPGLMDLVAPVTEEEKALYPNISYTMDDLHESLGSETGIHPNKERTLMARWRFPSLSLHGIEGAYSAPGAKTVIPAKVIGKFSIRTVPNMESEDVNKLVFDYVKAEFAKLNSKNKLDVSLQHDGKWWVASPKHWNFSAASKAVEQVFGVEPDMTREGGSIPVTLTFEQATGKNVLLLPMGSSTDAAHSANEKLDRRNYIEGTKLLGAYLHYVAEEPMTE, via the exons ATGCTGcccctctttcccctccgcTTCCCCTCGCTCGCAAGATCTGGTCAATCTTACCTCTCCAAGTTTCGTCCGTCTGCTCGTCCCCTCATCCCTCGTCGCTTCTACTACGGACATATCAGTGATACCAAGATGGCGCCTCAGCTGGAGCCCTTTTTCAAGCA GGTCGATACCTCGTCCGAGCATTTCATTGACC GTCTGCGCAAGGCGGTTGccattccttccatctccgctCAGGATGAGAACCGCAAGGATGTGTTCCGC ATGGCTCAATTCCTGGCCGACGAACTGACCGCGCTGGGTGCGGAGGTCGAGCAACGGCCGCTGGGCAAGCAGCCCGGCAAGGAGCACCTCGACCTTCCTCCTGTGGTGGTTGCCCGCTACGGTAAcgacaagaacaagaagacgATCCTGGTGTACGGCCACTACGATGTGCAACCCGCTCAGAAGGAGGATGGCTGGGCCACCGAGCCCTTTGAGCTGACTATCGACGACAAGGGCCGCATGTATGGCCGTGGATCCACCGATGATAAGGGTCCCGTTCTGGGCTGGATCAATGTCATTGAGGCTCACCGCAAGGCTGGCGTCGACCTGCCCGTCAACCTGCTCTGCTGCTTTGAGGGTATGGAGGAGTACGGTTCCGAGGGACTGGATGACTTCATCAACGCCGAAGCGAAGAAGTACTTCAAGGACACCGATGCGGTCTGCATCTCCGATAACTACTGGCTCGGCACCGAGAAGCCCTGTCTGACTTACGGTCTCCGTGGGTGCAACTACTACTCCATCAGTGTGTCCGGCCCCGCCCAGGACCTGCACAGTGGTGTCTTCGGTGGCTCTGCCCACGAGCCCATGACTGATCTGGTCACCGTGATGTCCAAGTTGGTCGACCCTCAAGGCAACATCCTGATCCCAGGTCTGATGGATCTGGTCGCTCCcgtgaccgaggaggagaaggcccTGTACCCCAACATTAGCTACACCATGGACGACCTCCACGAGTCTCTGGGCAGTGAGACGGGTATTCACCCTAACAAAGAGCGCACTCTGATGGCCCGCTGGCGTTTCCCCTCTTTGTCCCTTCACGGTATCGAGGGTGCTTACTCTGCTCCCGGTGCCAAGACTGTCATTCCTGCCAAGGTGATTGGCAAGTTCTCTATTCGCACTGTGCCCAACATGGAGAGTGAGGATGTCAACAAGTTGGTCTTTGACTACGTCAAGGCCGAGTTTGCCAAGCTCAACAGCAAGAACAAGCTGGATGTCTCGCTGCAGCACGACGGCAAGTGGTGGGTTGCCAGCCCCAAGCACTGGAATTTCAGTGCCGCCAGCAAGGCCGTCGAGCAAGTGTTTGGTGTTGAGCCGGATATGACCCGCGAGGGTGGCAG TATCCCGGTCACCTTGACTTTCGAGCAGGCTACCGGCAAGAACGTTCTGCTGCTGCCCATGGGTAGCTCTACCGATGCTGCCCATTCGGCCAATGAGAAGCTCGACCGCAGGAACTACATCGAGGGTACCAAGTTGCTTGGCGCTTACCTGCACTACGTTGCTGAGGAGCCTATGACCGAGTAG
- a CDS encoding Cystathionine gamma-synthase, with protein MLQALGGPVPPNTDHAVSVSLPTWRANVGYEEGEEWVVGKMQCGYPRFFIHPSVQKLALELVRRVGDSESETATLFPTLKTARICHSFIVSKVSPEEAKAVRIVTFVPSHQTEKGSNTITSSLVAVIHKKEFASIAKQVWQHSGNGISSRRGEFCYRALQDGFLVEEKKSEATEVLSQRPCKGPRRYQSKESASGVSRGSSASTPTPIESTAGTNGVDDGRDYAQFIEERFGRNLSIALAEQAKLAVRRRIAGVLTADVELPEALEAASTEGRVSGISEQDVYLYPAGMSAIFNSHQTLLAARGPLKSICFGFPYTDTLKILQKWGPGCQFYGHGSSEDLDDLEARLKNGERFLGLFTEAPGNPLLKTPDLVRIRQLADKYDFAVVVDETISNFLNINVLRYADIVVSSLTKIFSGDSNVMGGSAVLNPQGSYHQLLKDTLNREYEDLYWAEDAVFLERNSRDFISRIDKINANAEGITAMLKESPLVKEVYYPKYSPTRPNYDKLRTPNGGYGGLFSVTFHSTEQSIAFYDTLEVFKGPSLGTNFTLCSPYVVLAHYLELDWVKTYNVDPDLVRISVGLEELPDLRRRFQRALEAVEKVKDA; from the exons ATGCTTCAAGCCCTTGGAGGACCTGTGCCCCCTAATACTGATCAT GCTGTGAGCGTATCGTTACCAACATGGAGAGCCAATGTGGGTTatgaagaaggagaggaatgGGTCGTAGGCAAGATGCAATGCGGCTATCCTCGATTCTTCATACATCCCAGCGTTCAAAAACTCGCCCTGGAACTCGTTCGTCGCGTCGGGGATTCCGAATCAGAGACGGCTACCTTGTTTCCGACACTCAAGACTGCACGAATCTGCCACTCGTTCATCGTGTCAAAGGTCTCTCCCGAGGAAGCCAAAGCAGTTCGAATTGTGACTTTTGTACCTTCCCATCAGACGGAGAAAGGGTCGAATACCATCACCTCTTCGCTCGTTGCGGTCATACATAAAAAGGAGTTTGCGTCCATTGCCAAGCAGGTTTGGCAGCATTCCGGCAATGGTATTTCTAGTCGGCGGGGAGAGTTCTGTTACCGCGCGCTACAGGATGGCTTTCTagtggaggagaagaagtcTGAGGCCACGGAGGTTCTATCTCAACGGCCTTGCAAGGGTCCTCGGCGCTACCAGAGCAAGGAATCCGCTAGTGGAGTATCGCGAGGCTCATCTGCATCGACTCCGACGCCAATTGAGAGCACCGCGGGGACAAATGGGGTCGACGATGGTCGCGACTACGCTCAATTTATTGAGGAGCGGTTTGGCCGTAACCTCAGCATCGCCTTGGCTGAACAAGCAAAGTTGGCTGTGAGGAGGCGAATCGCTGGTGTACTGACTGCGGATGTTGAACTGCCCGAGGCGCTCGAAGCAGCGTCGACCGAAGGTCGAGTCTCGGGGATTTCAGAGCAGGACGTCTATCTCTACCCTGCCGGAATGAGCGCCATTTTCAACTCGCATCAGACGCTACTGGCCGCCCGTGGCCCGTTGAAGAGTATTTGTTTCGGCTTTCCCTACACCGATACCTTGAAGATCTTGCAGAAATGGGGACCTGGGTGTCAATTCTACGGCCATGGCTCATCAGAGGATCTGGACGATCTGGAAGCACGACTCAAGAATGGTGAGCGATTCCTGGGCCTGTTCACAGAAGCTCCTGGCAATCCTCTTTTGAAGACACCAGACCTGGTGCGAATTCGACAATTGGCCGACAAGTACGATTTCGCGGTGGTTGTCGATGAAACGATTAGCAACTTCCTCAACATCAACGTTCTGCGATATGCCGATATTGTCGTCAGCAGTTTGACGAAGATTTTCAGTGGTGACAGTAACGTGATGGGTGGCAGTGCGGTGCTGAACCCCCAAGGCTCTTATCACCAGCTTTTGAAGGACACCTTGAACCGCGAATATGAAGATCTGTACTGGGCAGAAGATGCCGTGTTCCTGGAACGTAACAGCCGTGACTTCATCAGCAGAATCGACAAGATCAACGCGAATGCGGAGGGAATCACCGCCATGCTCAAGGAATCTCCGTTGG TCAAGGAGGTTTACTATCCCAAGTACAGCCCAACAAGGCCCAATTATGACAAGTTACGCACGCCCAACGGTGGTTACGGTGGTCTCTTCTCGGTCACATTTCACTCCACCGAGCAATCCATTGCCTTCTACGATACGCTCGAGGTTTTCAAGGGGCCCAGCCTCGGCACCAATTTCACCCTCTG TTCTCCCTATGTCGTTCTCGCTCATTATCTCGAACTTGACTGG GTGAAAACATACAATGTCGACCCGGACTTGGTCAGAATAAGTGTTGGGCTCGAAGAACTCCCCGACCTGCGACGTCGTTTCCAAAGGGCGTTGGAGGCGGTTGAAAAGGTGAAAGACGCCTAG